ATTTTATAAACACAGGATGCCTGGCACTTTCTCCCAGCTTAGCCCGGAGTCGGCTGATCAGAATATCGATGGAACGGCTGAAGGTATTCGAGTCAAATCCCTGAAGGTGTTTCATGAGTTCATCCCTGCTGAACTTTTTACCTGGAGAATGCACGAGTTGGAGGAGTAATTCATATTCCATGGATGTCAAACCAAGAGGTTTTTCGGAAAGGTAGGCTTCTCGTTCATGAGGTTTTACTTCTAGGTTTCCAAATTTGGCTCTTGCAGC
This is a stretch of genomic DNA from Oceanispirochaeta sp.. It encodes these proteins:
- a CDS encoding helix-turn-helix domain-containing protein, which produces MTSMEYELLLQLVHSPGKKFSRDELMKHLQGFDSNTFSRSIDILISRLRAKLGESARHPVFIKSVHGFGYVFIGEQS